Proteins encoded within one genomic window of Spirulina major PCC 6313:
- a CDS encoding ribonuclease R family protein, translating into MEFSIATLLAQLSPDKLVAAKFLEKKLDCEDELCAQKLQIALDALEKVGLLNKELGKYRRVLPDGMVEAKLRCSSKGFCFAIQDEEGADDIYVRESYLSNAWNGDRVLVRIIKEGSRRRSPEGAVQVILDRANPSLLARIKHIAHGYRAVPLDDRLLFEIDLQTEGDELADAINHLVHVEILRYAIGMKLPLGRVTKILGSDAEAAADTDIVACKHDLPQGFSEKVLEAAKAAPKPAPNGKIAKAEINKRFDLRSVFTLTLEDEDCLQGKPTDMIENAFSLEPLEEGQWLLGIHIVDLAHYIEPGSPVDNEAKKRGTAVYLDDFIVPLLPEAISRRCSFTVDHERLAISILLTLDKTGQVIEFDIQPSVIKVDHQLSYQQVQGYLGQQEETPAELQNASEMLEQLFFTLAPLVKAQRLQRGGFDLQTPPASYAFKDESRLGAITVDSTMPLRSMLMDLSVLAGKVVADHCRALELPALYCAQVEPDVMELEDFLKLGTNLDLTLDIDSDDDLSSRDYQSFTQEIANSPAPKILTEFLKKTIKPASYSTKPMSHFGLAYDGYCHVMSPGRRYADLLMQRLLHTLFKEGRDRKTTRSKKVVNLGSSQSYDELTWNVLPPAVQSQWEADVHTVVHHLNERLKIAEDAESDLEGLKKAERMKERTGGVFKGWITGVQSYGFFVEIEELMVEGLVHVSSLKDDWYEYRSRHSCLVGRKNRTAYRLGDRVEVQVKSVDYYRQQIDLVTVSGGSAAVNSDFEDE; encoded by the coding sequence CCAAGTTTTTAGAAAAAAAATTAGACTGCGAAGACGAACTGTGCGCCCAAAAACTCCAAATCGCCCTCGATGCCCTCGAAAAAGTGGGGTTACTGAATAAAGAACTCGGTAAATATCGACGGGTGTTACCGGACGGCATGGTAGAAGCCAAGCTGCGCTGTTCGAGCAAAGGGTTTTGTTTTGCGATTCAAGATGAAGAAGGGGCCGACGATATTTACGTGCGCGAGAGTTATCTCAGCAATGCTTGGAATGGCGATCGCGTCCTCGTGCGAATCATCAAAGAAGGCAGCCGCCGCCGCTCCCCCGAAGGCGCAGTGCAAGTCATCCTCGATCGCGCTAACCCCTCCCTCCTGGCCCGAATTAAGCACATTGCCCACGGCTATCGCGCCGTCCCCTTAGACGATCGCCTCCTCTTTGAAATCGACCTCCAAACCGAAGGGGATGAACTCGCCGACGCGATTAATCACCTCGTCCATGTGGAAATTCTCCGCTATGCGATCGGGATGAAATTGCCCCTCGGTCGCGTCACCAAGATCCTCGGCTCCGATGCTGAGGCCGCCGCTGATACCGACATCGTGGCCTGCAAGCATGACCTGCCCCAAGGCTTTAGTGAAAAAGTCCTAGAGGCAGCCAAAGCCGCCCCCAAACCGGCCCCCAATGGCAAAATCGCCAAAGCGGAAATTAACAAACGCTTTGATCTGCGATCGGTGTTCACCCTGACCCTCGAAGATGAGGACTGCTTGCAAGGGAAGCCCACGGATATGATTGAAAATGCCTTTAGCCTCGAACCCCTCGAAGAGGGACAATGGCTCCTCGGCATTCACATTGTGGATCTTGCCCATTACATTGAACCCGGTTCTCCCGTGGACAATGAAGCGAAAAAACGCGGCACAGCGGTGTATTTAGACGACTTTATCGTGCCGTTGCTGCCGGAAGCGATTTCGCGGCGGTGTTCCTTCACAGTGGATCATGAACGCCTCGCGATCAGCATTCTCCTCACCCTGGATAAAACGGGTCAGGTGATCGAATTTGATATTCAGCCCAGCGTGATTAAGGTGGATCATCAACTGAGCTACCAACAGGTGCAAGGGTATTTAGGGCAACAGGAAGAAACCCCCGCTGAGTTACAAAATGCCAGCGAAATGCTCGAACAACTCTTTTTCACCCTGGCTCCTTTGGTGAAGGCGCAACGCTTGCAGCGGGGCGGCTTTGATCTGCAAACACCGCCCGCATCCTATGCCTTTAAGGATGAAAGCCGTTTAGGGGCGATCACGGTGGATTCAACGATGCCGCTGCGATCGATGTTGATGGATCTGTCGGTGTTGGCGGGGAAAGTGGTGGCGGATCACTGTCGGGCGTTGGAGTTACCGGCCCTGTATTGTGCCCAAGTTGAACCCGATGTGATGGAGTTGGAAGACTTTTTGAAGTTGGGGACGAATTTAGATCTGACGTTGGATATTGATTCCGATGATGATCTGAGTTCCCGCGATTATCAGAGCTTTACCCAAGAAATCGCCAATTCTCCCGCACCGAAGATTTTGACGGAGTTCTTGAAAAAGACGATTAAACCGGCGAGTTATAGCACGAAGCCGATGTCCCATTTTGGGCTGGCCTATGATGGCTATTGCCATGTGATGTCACCGGGGCGACGCTATGCAGATTTGTTGATGCAGCGTCTGTTGCATACGTTGTTTAAGGAGGGGCGCGATCGCAAAACCACCCGGTCTAAAAAGGTGGTGAATCTTGGTAGCAGTCAATCCTACGACGAATTAACCTGGAATGTTTTACCGCCGGCGGTGCAAAGTCAATGGGAAGCCGATGTCCATACCGTGGTGCATCATCTCAATGAGCGGCTGAAAATCGCCGAAGATGCCGAAAGTGATCTCGAAGGCTTGAAAAAAGCTGAACGGATGAAGGAACGCACGGGCGGGGTTTTCAAGGGTTGGATTACTGGGGTGCAGTCCTATGGGTTCTTTGTGGAAATTGAAGAATTGATGGTGGAGGGTCTTGTCCATGTCAGTTCTCTTAAGGATGATTGGTATGAATATCGCTCTCGCCATAGTTGTTTGGTGGGTCGGAAA